In the Danio rerio strain Tuebingen ecotype United States chromosome 8, GRCz12tu, whole genome shotgun sequence genome, one interval contains:
- the LOC141375820 gene encoding E3 ubiquitin-protein ligase RBBP6-like isoform X3: MYQSSLCYYSSSEAMRLLGIPGHHIRHCPTNVGSRSAPHKRIRKSTGIPRSFLLEVDDPDRKGVMIDGSGRYVIPIIDAEAYAAEKRKRPSFSCQTEPLPSSSSAGAASSVRDAGGKRSRSPSSPETRGDQKRPRR, encoded by the exons atgtaccagtccagcctgtgctactactccagcag tgaggccatgaggctgcttgggatcccgggacaccacattaggcactgccccactaatgtg ggcagccgctccgcgccgcacaagcgcatccggaagagcacagggattccccgcagcttcctgttggaggtggacgacccagaccgaaagggagtcatgatagacggcagcggccgatacgtcattcccatcatagacgc tgaggcctatgctgctgagaagagaaagaggccgtccttctcctgccagaccgagcctttgccctcctcgtcctcagcaggtgcggcatcttcggtccgggacgccggagggaaacggtcccgctccccatcttcaccagagacgcgcggcgaccagaagagaccacgtcgctga
- the LOC141375827 gene encoding E3 ubiquitin-protein ligase RBBP6-like isoform X1, with the protein MSCVHYRFQSRLTYDSLQFEGLNISAGELKRQIMRSKRLKFCQLKISNAQTDEEYTDDALIPKNTSVIIRRIPAAGLKSSNRRFVGHQAGRWREPSPRADPSLLSLEQLLKTENLAEAKASEEDKLKAVMYQSSLCYYSSSEAMRLLGIPGHHIRHCPTNVGSRSAPHKRIRKSTGIPRSFLLEVDDPDRKGVMIDGSGRYVIPIIDAEAYAAEKRKRPSFSCQTEPLPSSSSAGAASSVRDAGEKRSRSPSSPETRGDQKRPRC; encoded by the exons atgtcttgtgttcactacaggttccagagtcgactcacctacgactcgctccagtttgaaggcctcaacatcagcgcgggggagctgaagcggcagatcatgaggagcaagaggctgaagttctgccagctgaagatcagcaacgcccagactgatgaag aatacacagatgatgctctcatccctaaaaacacgtcggtcatcatcagacggatccctgcggcgggactgaagtcctcaaacagaagatttgttgg acatcaagctggacgctggcgtgaaccttcacctagagctgatccttcactcctctcactggagcagttgttgaag actgagaatctggctgaggcaaaggcgtcagaggaggacaagctgaaagcggtgatgtaccagtccagcctgtgctactactccagcag tgaggccatgaggctgcttgggatcccgggacaccacattaggcactgccccactaatgtg ggcagccgctccgcgccgcacaagcgcatccggaagagcacagggattccccgcagcttcctgttggaggtggacgacccagaccgaaagggagtcatgatagacggcagcggccgatacgtcattcccatcatagacgc tgaggcctatgctgctgagaagagaaagaggccgtccttctcctgccagaccgagcctttgccctcctcgtcctcagcaggtgcggcatcttcggtccgggacgccggagagaaacggtcccgctccccatcttcaccagagacgcgcggcgaccagaagagaccacgttgctga
- the LOC141375826 gene encoding E3 ubiquitin-protein ligase RBBP6-like isoform X1, translated as MSCVHYRFQSRLTYDSLQFEGLNISAGELKRQIMRSKRLKFCQLKISNAQTDEEYTDDALIPKNTSVIIRRIPAAGLKSSNRRFVGHQAGRWREPSPRADPSLLSLEQLLKTENLAEAKASEEDKLKAVMYQSSLCYYSSSEAMRLLGIPGHHIRHCPTNVGSRSAPHKRIRKSTGIPRSFLLEVDDPDRKGVMIDGSGRYVIPIIDAEAYAAEKRKRPSFSCQTEPLPSSSSAGAASSVRDAGGKRSRSPSSPETRGDQKRPRR; from the exons atgtcttgtgttcactacaggttccagagtcgactcacctacgactcgctccagtttgaaggcctcaacatcagcgcgggggagctgaagcggcagatcatgaggagcaagaggctgaagttctgccagctgaagatcagcaacgcccagactgatgaag aatacacagatgatgctctcatccctaaaaacacgtcggtcatcatcagacggatccctgcggcgggactgaagtcctcaaacagaagatttgttgg acatcaagctggacgctggcgtgaaccttcacctagagctgatccttcactcctctcactggagcagttgttgaag actgagaatctggctgaggcaaaggcgtcagaggaggacaagctgaaagcggtgatgtaccagtccagcctgtgctactactccagcag tgaggccatgaggctgcttgggatcccgggacaccacattaggcactgccccactaatgtg ggcagccgctccgcgccgcacaagcgcatccggaagagcacagggattccccgcagcttcctgttggaggtggacgacccagaccgaaagggagtcatgatagacggcagcggccgatacgtcattcccatcatagacgc tgaggcctatgctgctgagaagagaaagaggccgtccttctcctgccagaccgagcctttgccctcctcgtcctcagcaggtgcggcatcttcggtccgggacgccggagggaaacggtcccgctccccatcttcaccagagacgcgcggcgaccagaagagaccacgtcgctga
- the LOC141375826 gene encoding E3 ubiquitin-protein ligase RBBP6-like isoform X2, whose product MSCVHYRFQSRLTYDSLQFEGLNISAGELKRQIMRSKRLKFCQLKISNAQTDEEYTDDALIPKNTSVIIRRIPAAGLKSSNRRFVGHQAGRWREPSPRADPSLLSLEQLLKTENLAEAKASEEDKLKAVMYQSSLCYYSSRAAAPRRTSASGRAQGFPAASCWRWTTQTERES is encoded by the exons atgtcttgtgttcactacaggttccagagtcgactcacctacgactcgctccagtttgaaggcctcaacatcagcgcgggggagctgaagcggcagatcatgaggagcaagaggctgaagttctgccagctgaagatcagcaacgcccagactgatgaag aatacacagatgatgctctcatccctaaaaacacgtcggtcatcatcagacggatccctgcggcgggactgaagtcctcaaacagaagatttgttgg acatcaagctggacgctggcgtgaaccttcacctagagctgatccttcactcctctcactggagcagttgttgaag actgagaatctggctgaggcaaaggcgtcagaggaggacaagctgaaagcggtgatgtaccagtccagcctgtgctactactccagcag ggcagccgctccgcgccgcacaagcgcatccggaagagcacagggattccccgcagcttcctgttggaggtggacgacccagaccgaaagggagtcatga